From Rhodamnia argentea isolate NSW1041297 chromosome 10, ASM2092103v1, whole genome shotgun sequence, a single genomic window includes:
- the LOC115750547 gene encoding probable serine/threonine-protein kinase PBL8: protein MGNCGTREESAVVANAHAQVQQLQILSPLPGKNPPSERKHSRSTSDLSDCSTPRNFEDSRKNAVLYTHVIAFTLYELETITKSFRSDYILGEGGFGTVYKGYIDENVRVGLKSLPVAVKVLNKEGLQGHREWLTEVNFLGQLRHPNLVKLIGYCCEEDHRLLVYEFMFRGSLENHLFRKATIPLPWATRMMIALGAAKGLAFLHNAERPVIYRDFKTSNILLDSDYTAKLSDFGLAKAGPQGDETHVSTRVMGTYGYAAPEYVMTGHLTARSDVYSFGVVLLELLTGRKSFDKTRPSKEQNLVDWARPKLNDKRKLLQIIDPRLENQYSARAAQKACSLAYYCLSQNPKARPLMSDVVETLEPLQGSNDGVNEMPSTLGLGGSFTMGGVSHYQTRRRFVSNVGPGASCRSPNPNCSPGGPAACRVR, encoded by the exons ATGGGCAACTGTGGTACTAGAGAAGAGTCTGCCGTTGTGGCTAATGCGCATGCGCAAG TCCAACAACTTCAAATATTATCTCCATTGCCCGGTAAAAATCCACCATCAGAGAGAAAGCATAGCCGCTCCACATCAGATCTGAGTGATTGTTCTACCCCCAGAAACTTTGAGGACTCAAGAAAAAATGCCGTGCTCTACACCCATGTGATTGCTTTCACACTTTATGAACTCGAGACTATTACAAAGAGCTTCCGCTCCGATTACATCCTGGGGGAGGGTGGATTTGGGACTGTTTACAAAGGTTATATTGATGAGAATGTGAGGGTTGGTCTTAAATCTCTTCCGGTTGCTGTTAAGGTTCTCAACAAGGAGGGTCTTCAGGGCCACCGGGAATGGCTT ACGGAGGTCAACTTTCTTGGACAGCTTAGACATCCAAATCTGGTGAAATTGATTGGTTATTGCTGCGAGGAAGATCACAGATTGCTTGTGTATGAGTTTATGTTCCGAGGGAGCCTTGAAAACCACCTGTTCCGAA AAGCAACTATTCCTTTACCATGGGCTACAAGGATGATGATTGCTCTTGGGGCTGCCAAAGGACTTGCTTTCCTTCACAATGCTGAAAGACCAGTCATCTATCGGGACTTCAAAACCTCAAATATACTTTTGGACTCT GATTATACAGCAAAGCTGTCAGACTTTGGGCTAGCAAAAGCTGGCCCTCAGGGTGATGAGACTCATGTATCAACCCGTGTTATGGGAACATATGGTTATGCTGCCCCTGAGTACGTAATGACTG GTCACTTAACAGCGCGGAGTGACGTGTACAGCTTTGGAGTTGTTCTATTGGAGCTTTTGACTGGGAGGAAGTCTTTTGACAAGACCAGACCAAGCAAGGAGCAGAACTTGGTTGACTGGGCCCGGCCGAAACTGAAcgacaaaagaaaattgttgcaaATAATCGATCCAAGATTAGAGAATCAGTATTCGGCAAGAGCAGCTCAAAAGGCGTGCAGTTTGGCCTACTATTGTTTGAGCCAGAATCCCAAAGCAAGACCCCTAATGAGTGATGTTGTTGAAACCTTGGAACCTCTACAAGGTAGTAATGATGGTGTAAATGAAATGCCATCAACACTAGGACTTGGCGGGTCCTTCACGATGGGTGGAGTTTCTCATTATCAGACCCGTCGCCGGTTCGTAAGCAACGTGGGTCCTGGTGCTAGCTGCCGGTCTCCAAACCCTAACTGTTCACCGGGTGGCCCTGCAGCATGCCGAGTGAGATGA
- the LOC115750548 gene encoding 50S ribosomal protein L17, chloroplastic, with the protein MAMACGCSSTDTRWSMASLKSALPSIPSLPKAAAAAASKTTPPSVRFFSVAKRTSFPLLRKPKLQLGSFAGLSPLNPLLSLGLADYTSYEHNFTLIDNGSRVFAMRHGRRVPKLNRPPDQRRALIRGLTTQLLKHGRIKTTRARASAIRKYVDKMITLAKDGSLHKRRQALGFIYEKQIVHALFAEVPERYGERNGGYTRIIRTLPRRGDNAPMAYIELV; encoded by the exons ATGGCGATGGCTTGTGGATGCAGTTCTACTGATACCCGATGGAGCATGGCGTCTCTCAAGTCGGCTCTTCCTTCCATTCCTTCTCTTCccaaggcggcggcggcggcggcttcgAAGACGACTCCTCCTTCTGTTCGGTTCTTTTCCGTCGCTAAAAGGACCTCCTTTCCTCTCCTTCGCAAACCCAAGTTGCAGTTGGGCTCGTTCGCGGGGTTGTCCCCTCTCAATCCCCTTCTCTCCCTCGGGCTCGCGG ATTACACCAGCTACGAACACAACTTCACCCTCATTGACAACGGATCTCGAGTTTTCGCTATGAGGCATGGCAGGCGGGTTCCCAAGCTTAATAGGCCCCCTGACCAGCGACGCGCACTAATTCGTGGCCTCACAACTCAGCTTCTCAAACATGGTCGGATCAAGACCACCAGAGCAAGGGCCAGTGCCATTAGGAAGTATGTCGACAAGATGATTACCTTGGCAAAGGATGGATCTCTTCACAAAAGAAGACAAGCCCTTGGCTTTATCTATGAAAAGCAGATCGTTCATGCTTTATTTGCCGAAGTCCCAGAGAGGTATGGCGAGAGAAATGGTGGCTATACAAGAATTATTAGAACTCTGCCAAGGCGCGGGGACAATGCACCTATGGCCTATATCGAGCTTGTCTAG
- the LOC115750613 gene encoding protein LURP-one-related 8-like, with translation MTKVHPNAAAAAAAAAAAAGGSQALGQVRSFSMAYEEEKVLTVWKKSLLLNCNGFTVYDCKGNLVFRVDNYLAGNKGEIVLMDAAGKPLLTIRRKRLSLSDNWQVFDGETAANPRFTARKHTNIINTKSLAQVSVGSGGSASGSSSPSSAPSSPSSSWSPRSGGKNVAYEIEGSYAQRCCTVYDAQRRVVAEIRQKEAVGSDVFRLVVKPGMDMAVAMALVILLDQMFGSSRRFSN, from the exons ATGACAAAGGTGCATCCGAACGCCGCCGCAGCAGCAGCCGCAGCAGCGGCCGCAGCCGGCGGCAGCCAGGCTCTCGGCCAGGTCAGGAGCTTCTCCATGGCGTACGAGGAGGAGAAGGTGCTGACGGTGTGGAAGAAGTCCCTGCTCCTCAACTGCAACGGCTTCACCGTGTACGACTGCAAGGGGAATCTTGTTTTCCGGGTCGACAACTACCTCGCCGGCAACAAGGGCGAGATCGTCCTCATGGACGCCGCCGGCAAGCCTCTCCTCACCATCCGTCGCAAG AGGTTGAGCCTCAGCGACAACTGGCAAGTCTTCGACGGCGAGACGGCGGCGAACCCTCGCTTCACAGCGAGGAAGCACACCAACATCATCAACACCAAGAGCCTGGCCCAGGTGAGCGTGGGCAGCGGCGGATCCGCTAGTGGGAGCTCCTCGCCGTCCTCGGCGCCGTCCTCGCCGTCCTCATCCTGGTCCCCCAGGAGCGGCGGCAAGAACGTGGCGTACGAGATCGAGGGATCGTACGCGCAGCGCTGCTGCACGGTGTACGACGCCCAGAGGAGGGTGGTGGCGGAGATACGGCAGAAGGAGGCGGTGGGGAGCGACGTGTTCCGGCTGGTGGTGAAGCCGGGGATGGACATGGCGGTGGCGATGGCCCTCGTCATCCTGCTCGACCAAATGTTCGGCTCTTCCAGGCGGTTCTCGAACTGA
- the LOC115750600 gene encoding probable galacturonosyltransferase 7 isoform X1: MKGGGGGSGVGKRRWRGLVIGVLGLVVLSMLVPLGFLLGRFHSASTSVFVADHLNEGSSGIRSYDKYNTRSRNQSKSEKDQSKHVQDLIKKLGPAIPKDMFKKVENESKNHSISSVNKHNSHQRKGFPAPAKVVLQPVPSSNVTIAQKVEGSESSKVAIVDLGKSCELRFGSYCLWLQEHKEDIKDSVVKRLKDQLFVARAYFPSIAKLPSQEKLSRELRQNIQDFERVLSESSKDADLPPQIGKKLQKMEASIAKAKSFPVDCNNVYKKLSQILDLTEDEANFHMKQSAFLYKVAVQTMPKSLHCLSLRLTVDYFTSPSSDMQVPLSEKYLDPTLRHLVIFSKNILASSVVINSTIMHAKESQNLVFHVLTDQENYFAMKLWYFKNAYKDATVQVLNVEDLDLGYHDKASLLPLSLSEEFRVSFHGMNNMSIPKTRTEYISIFSNSHYILPELFPSLKKIVVLDDDVVVQQDLSALWSLSMGGKVNGAVHFCSVRLGQLQSYLGENSLDKNSCAWMSGLNLIDLARWRELKLTETYRRLVQESDIGEQSIEAAALRASLLTFQDLILGLDGEWVLSGLGHHYGLDSQAIRKAAVLHYNGNMKPWLEMGIPQYKNYWRKFLNLEDQILSVCNVNP, encoded by the exons atgaAAGGCGGTGGTGGAGGGAGCGGAGTTGGCAAACGGCGATGGAGAGGCTTGGTGATTGGGGTGTTGGGGCTCGTCGTCCTCTCGATGCTCGTCCCTCTCGGGTTCTTGCTCGGCAGATTTCACTCTGCTTCCACTTCTG TTTTCGTGGCTGACCACCTCAATGAAGGCTCA AGTGGTATTAGGAGTTATGACAAGTACAACACACGAAGCAGGAATCAGTCTAAGTCCGAG AAGGATCAGTCGAAACATGTACAAGATCTTATTAAAAAATTGGGACCAGCAATTCCTAAG GACATGTTCAAAAAAGTTGAGAATGAATCGAAGAACCACTCCATCAGTTCAGTGAACAAACACAACAGTCATCAACGAAAAG GTTTTCCAGCACCTGCTAAAGTAGTTTTGCAGCCTGTCCCAAGTTCAAAT GTTACCATTGCTCAAAAAGTTGAAGGCTCTGAATCTAGCAAAGTTGCAATTGTTGATCTTGGCAAATCATGTGAACTGAGATTTGGAAGCTATTGTTTATGGCTGCAAGAACATAAGGAGGATATAAAGGATTCTGTGGTGAAGAGATTGAAGGACCAGCTTTTTGTTGCAAGAGCATATTTTCCTAGTATTGCAAAACTTCCCAGTCAAGAAAAGTTGTCTCGTGAATTGAGACAAAATATTCAGGATTTTGAGCGTGTTCTGAGTGAATCTTCTAAAGATGCTGATCTTCCTCCCCA GATCGGAAAGAAGCTGCAAAAAATGGAGGCGTCAATTGCAAAAGCTAAATCATTCCCAGTAGATTGTAATAATGTATACAAGAAATTGAGTCAAATCTTGGATTTGACTGAGGACGAGGCTAACTTCCATATGAAACAAAGTGCCTTCCTCTACAAAGTAGCAGTTCAGACCATGCCAAAGAGCCTTCACTGCCTTTCTTTGAGGCTCACGGTGGACTATTTTACATCACCGTCAAGTGATATGCAGGTTCCACTTTCGGAGAAGTATTTAGATCCCACATTGCGTCACTTGGTCATATTCTCCAAGAATATACTTGCATCTTCAGTGGTGATAAACTCAACAATCATGCATGCAAAA GAAAGCCAAAATTTAGTTTTTCATGTGCTGACAGATCAAGAGAATTACTTTGCAATGAAGCTATGGTACTTTAAAAATGCTTATAAGGATGCCACTGTTCAAGTGCTAAATGTTGAAGATCTTGATTTGGGCTACCACGATAAAGCATCTTTATTGCCTCTCTCTTTGTCAGAGGAATTTCGCGTTTCCTTTCACGGCATGAATAATATGTCAATCCCCAAGACGAGAACAGAatacatttctattttttcaaattctcactATATTCTCCCAGAGTTATTCCCGAGTTTGAAGAAAATTGTGGTTCTAGATGATGATGTTGTTGTCCAGCAGGACTTGTCTGCACTGTGGAGCCTCAGTATGGGAGGGAAAGTGAACGGCGCTGTGCATTTTTGCTCTGTAAGATTGGGTCAGCTACAAAGTTACTTGGGTGAGAACAGTTTAGATAAAAATTCTTGTGCTTGGATGTCTGGTTTAAATCTGATTGATCTAGCTAGGTGGAGAGAGCTAAAACTCACTGAAACTTATCGGAGGTTGGTGCAAGAG TCGGATATTGGGGAGCAATCAATTGAAGCTGCTGCGTTGCGTGCAAGCTTGCTTACCTTTCAGGACctaattttgggtttggatGGTGAGTGGGTTCTGTCGGGATTGGGGCATCATTATGGTCTTGATAGCCAAGCCATCAGGAAAGCTGCAGTTTTGCACTATAATGGAAACATGAAACCATGGCTTGAGATGGGAATTCCTCAATATAAGAACTACTGGAGAAAGTTTTTGAATCTAGAAGATCAGATATTGAGCGTATGCAATGTGAACCCTTGA
- the LOC115750600 gene encoding probable galacturonosyltransferase 7 isoform X2, producing the protein MFKKVENESKNHSISSVNKHNSHQRKGFPAPAKVVLQPVPSSNVTIAQKVEGSESSKVAIVDLGKSCELRFGSYCLWLQEHKEDIKDSVVKRLKDQLFVARAYFPSIAKLPSQEKLSRELRQNIQDFERVLSESSKDADLPPQIGKKLQKMEASIAKAKSFPVDCNNVYKKLSQILDLTEDEANFHMKQSAFLYKVAVQTMPKSLHCLSLRLTVDYFTSPSSDMQVPLSEKYLDPTLRHLVIFSKNILASSVVINSTIMHAKESQNLVFHVLTDQENYFAMKLWYFKNAYKDATVQVLNVEDLDLGYHDKASLLPLSLSEEFRVSFHGMNNMSIPKTRTEYISIFSNSHYILPELFPSLKKIVVLDDDVVVQQDLSALWSLSMGGKVNGAVHFCSVRLGQLQSYLGENSLDKNSCAWMSGLNLIDLARWRELKLTETYRRLVQESDIGEQSIEAAALRASLLTFQDLILGLDGEWVLSGLGHHYGLDSQAIRKAAVLHYNGNMKPWLEMGIPQYKNYWRKFLNLEDQILSVCNVNP; encoded by the exons ATGTTCAAAAAAGTTGAGAATGAATCGAAGAACCACTCCATCAGTTCAGTGAACAAACACAACAGTCATCAACGAAAAG GTTTTCCAGCACCTGCTAAAGTAGTTTTGCAGCCTGTCCCAAGTTCAAAT GTTACCATTGCTCAAAAAGTTGAAGGCTCTGAATCTAGCAAAGTTGCAATTGTTGATCTTGGCAAATCATGTGAACTGAGATTTGGAAGCTATTGTTTATGGCTGCAAGAACATAAGGAGGATATAAAGGATTCTGTGGTGAAGAGATTGAAGGACCAGCTTTTTGTTGCAAGAGCATATTTTCCTAGTATTGCAAAACTTCCCAGTCAAGAAAAGTTGTCTCGTGAATTGAGACAAAATATTCAGGATTTTGAGCGTGTTCTGAGTGAATCTTCTAAAGATGCTGATCTTCCTCCCCA GATCGGAAAGAAGCTGCAAAAAATGGAGGCGTCAATTGCAAAAGCTAAATCATTCCCAGTAGATTGTAATAATGTATACAAGAAATTGAGTCAAATCTTGGATTTGACTGAGGACGAGGCTAACTTCCATATGAAACAAAGTGCCTTCCTCTACAAAGTAGCAGTTCAGACCATGCCAAAGAGCCTTCACTGCCTTTCTTTGAGGCTCACGGTGGACTATTTTACATCACCGTCAAGTGATATGCAGGTTCCACTTTCGGAGAAGTATTTAGATCCCACATTGCGTCACTTGGTCATATTCTCCAAGAATATACTTGCATCTTCAGTGGTGATAAACTCAACAATCATGCATGCAAAA GAAAGCCAAAATTTAGTTTTTCATGTGCTGACAGATCAAGAGAATTACTTTGCAATGAAGCTATGGTACTTTAAAAATGCTTATAAGGATGCCACTGTTCAAGTGCTAAATGTTGAAGATCTTGATTTGGGCTACCACGATAAAGCATCTTTATTGCCTCTCTCTTTGTCAGAGGAATTTCGCGTTTCCTTTCACGGCATGAATAATATGTCAATCCCCAAGACGAGAACAGAatacatttctattttttcaaattctcactATATTCTCCCAGAGTTATTCCCGAGTTTGAAGAAAATTGTGGTTCTAGATGATGATGTTGTTGTCCAGCAGGACTTGTCTGCACTGTGGAGCCTCAGTATGGGAGGGAAAGTGAACGGCGCTGTGCATTTTTGCTCTGTAAGATTGGGTCAGCTACAAAGTTACTTGGGTGAGAACAGTTTAGATAAAAATTCTTGTGCTTGGATGTCTGGTTTAAATCTGATTGATCTAGCTAGGTGGAGAGAGCTAAAACTCACTGAAACTTATCGGAGGTTGGTGCAAGAG TCGGATATTGGGGAGCAATCAATTGAAGCTGCTGCGTTGCGTGCAAGCTTGCTTACCTTTCAGGACctaattttgggtttggatGGTGAGTGGGTTCTGTCGGGATTGGGGCATCATTATGGTCTTGATAGCCAAGCCATCAGGAAAGCTGCAGTTTTGCACTATAATGGAAACATGAAACCATGGCTTGAGATGGGAATTCCTCAATATAAGAACTACTGGAGAAAGTTTTTGAATCTAGAAGATCAGATATTGAGCGTATGCAATGTGAACCCTTGA
- the LOC115750602 gene encoding protein LURP-one-related 5-like, translating into MSKIHPVENKCEGVAGNGSYRRPDPCPTKLTVWKRSSMSFQGTDGFTVFDEHGRLVFRMDNYSRKGCRSAGGGLVLMDGAGNGLMSLRPQILSMQCQWNAYRGEDECKEGQNFKLFSMRRASSFLHRRKEEAEVFVEGSRIPAFTVEGSFGSRNCTIRRCGRQELVAKITRKRASPTVLLGTDVFNLVVQDSCDSDLVMAFVVIMDRICSKSFAPALCS; encoded by the exons ATGTCTAAAATCCACCCAGTTGAGAATAAATGCGAGGGCGTAGCAGGAAACGGCAGCTACCGGCGCCCTGATCCATGTCCGACCAAGTTGACGGTGTGGAAGAGATCGAGCATGAGCTTCCAAGGGACTGACGGGTTCACGGTCTTCGACGAGCATGGGAGACTCGTCTTTCGCATGGACAACTACTCGAGGAAAGGGTGTCGCTCCGCTGGGGGCGGGCTCGTCCTCATGGATGGAGCCGGCAATGGTTTGATGAGTTTGAGACCCCAG ATTCTGAGCATGCAATGCCAGTGGAATGCATACAGAGGAGAAGATGAGTGCAAAGAGGGTCAAAACTTCAAGCTCTTTTCCATGAGAAGAGCGTCATCCTTCCTCCATCGAAGAAAGGAGGAAGCAGAAGTCTTCGTTGAGGGATCTAGGATACCGGCATTCACGGTCGAAGGGTCATTTGGAAGCCGAAACTGTACGATCAGGCGCTGCGGACGCCAAGAACTCGTGGCCAAGATCACAAGGAAGAGAGCGAGCCCTACGGTTTTGCTCGGAACCGACGTGTTCAACTTGGTGGTGCAAGATAGCTGCGATAGCGACCTTGTCATGGCCTTCGTAGTCATAATGGATCGCATTTGCTCCAAGTCCTTCGCTCCGGCTTTGTGCTCTTAA